A segment of the Leptotrichia massiliensis genome:
ACAGGAATTGTCTCAAATATTGTTGGAAGCAACCTGAAATTTTATTTGGAAGATCATCCCAAAGATGCTGAAAGAGTTATTGAGAAAATGGCAATGTCAAAAAGGGCAAGAGAAGCTGCGAAAAAAGCAAGAGAACTTGTACTTAGAAAAAATACGTTGGAAGTAGGATCATTGCCTGGAAAGTTGGCAGACTGCTCTTCAAAAGATCCAGCTGAATCAGAAATTTTCATAGTCGAAGGAAACTCAGCAGGAGGTTCTGCAAAACAAGGAAGAGATAGAAGATTTCAGGCAATATTGCCTCTTCGTGGAAAAATCTTGAATGTAGAAAAATCAGGAGTGCACAAGGCTCTTGAAAATGCAGAAATTAGAGCAATGATTACAGCCTTTGGAGCTGGATTTGGCGAAGAAATGGACTTAAAAAAACTAAGATACCATAAAATCGTAATTATGACAGATGCTGATGTTGACGGAGCTCACATCAGAACATTAATGCTAACTTTCTTCTACAGACATCTAAGAGAATTAATAAATGAAGGCTACATCTATATCGCACAGCCGCCTTTATATAAAATTCAGGCTGGAAAAGCAATCAGATACGCCTATTCAGACGATCAGATGAAACAAGTGACAAGAGTACTGGAAGGAGAAGGACGAAAATATACAATCCAGCGTTACAAAGGGCTTGGAGAAATGAACCCAGAACAGCTTTGGGAAACAACGCTTGACCCAGAAGTAAGAACATTGTTAAAAGTATCAATGGAAGACGCTTCCTATGCCGATAAGATGTTTAATATTCTGATGGGGGATAAGGTTGAGCCGAGAAGGAAGTTTATTGAGGATAATGCAAACTACGTAAGAAATCTGGATATATAATTTATTTTTTATTTTAAGATATTTTGGTTAATGATTATTTTTTCTTATTTTATTTATATTAATTTTTTTAACACAGAGGTATCAGACGCCATACCTCTGCACACCCGCTTGACGCAAAACTTTCTTATAAAAGAAAAATAGAAGTTACTTAACTCATAAATAGATTCCAAAAGCTCACTTTCACAATAAAAAGTTAAAATGATTCAAATAAATGGTATTTAATGTAAAAATTATGGTGAAAGAAACACATTCGTGTTTAGCTATTTTTCTTCTAACGAAATTTTGTTTGATTTTGATTTAGTTAAATCAACTGTTGTAATTAGATTAAAATTGTCGTGATTTTTTGGAAATAAAAATTTCTGTTTGAGCAAAGCGAGTTTAATTTTTATTTTCAAAAAATGCTTAGATGAGCCAGGGATGCAAGGGAAATGGCGATTGATTTCCCTTGCTTAAAAAAAGAAGAAGATATAGAAATTATAGGAATAACATTTGTTAGCAAAAATTTATTTTATAAAAGATGTTTAATAGATAAATATACAAGTTAGGTTGTGGAATTTTGAGAAGGTGGATTATAAAGTAAAAGAAAAGAAAAGAGGTGCAGGATGTCAGACGATTTTAGAGATGACGATGAAAGAGAAGAAGAGATAACGGAAATGGATGAGAACGATGATAGGGAAATCATTGTGGAAGGATTGCCTAAGGCTACGGATTTATCAAATGAATCTAATGTTTATATTGAGGATGAGATAAAGGCGGCTTATTTGGATTATTCGATGAGTGTAATTGTTAGCCGTGCGTTGCCTGATGTACGTGATGGATTAAAGCCTGTGCATAGAAGAATTTTGTTTTCCATGAGTGAAATGGGAATGAGCCATAAAACTCCATTTAAAAAATCGGCAAGAATTGTCGGGGATGTATTGGGGAAATACCATCCACACGGGGATTCATCAGTTTATGGTGCAATGGTTAGAATGGCACAGGACTTTAATATGAGATATGAACTTATCGACGGACATGGAAACTTTGGTTCGATTGATGGGGATGAAGCGGCGGCAATGCGGTATACAGAAGCTAGAATGGCTAAAATTACTGAAGAATTACTTGCGGATATTGGAAAAGATACGATTGATTACAGAAAGAACTTTGATGAAAGTTTGGATGAGCCGGTTGTATTGCCTGCTAAACTTCCAAATTTATTGCTAAATGGAGCAAACGGTATTGCCGTTGGAATGGCTACAAATATTCCGCCACATAATCTAGGGGAAGTAGTTGATGGAATTATTGCGTTGATTGATAATCCTGAAATTTCGATTGATGAACTGATTACGTATATAAAAGGTCCAGATTTTCCAACTGGAGGTATAATTAACGGAAAACAAGGAATTTATGATGCATATAGAACTGGACGTGGAAAGCTAAGAGTTGCAGGACGTGTGGAAGTTGAAACTTCAAAAACTGGGAAAGAGTCGATTATTGTTACAGAATTACCATATCAGGTAAATAAAGCCAGACTTATTGAAAAAATTGCTGATTTGGTAAGACAGAAGAAAATTACTGGAATATCTGACTTGCGGGATGAAACTGACAGGGATGGTATCAGAATTGTAATTGAGCTGAAAAAAGGTGAAGAAAGTGAATTGATTCTGAACAGCCTTTATAAATTTACTGATTTACAAAATACATTTGGTGTAATTATGCTTGCACTTGTGGATAATGCACCAAGAGTGTTGAATTTAAAGCAGGTTCTTCAGAAATATCTGGAACATAGGTTTGAAGTAATTACAAGAAGAACTGAATTTGAGCTGAAAAAGGCTAAAAATAGGGCTCATATTTTGGAAGGATTCAAAATTGCACTTGATAATATTGAGGAAGTAATTAGAATTATACGTGCTTCAAAGGATGCAAATGTTGCACGAACTGAATTAATTGCAAAATTTGGATTCTCAGAAATTCAAGCAAAAGCTATTCTGGATATGAGATTACAAAGGCTTACTGGACTTGAAAGAGATAAAATTAATCAGGAATATAACGAACTTATGCTATTAATTGAAGAATTAACTGGAATTTTATCTGACGATTCAAAAATATATGGTATAATTAAAGAGGAGGTACTTAAGTTAAAAGAAGATTTTGGTGATGAACGTAGAACTGAAATCAGAAATGCAAGAGCCGAAATTAGTATAGAAGACTTAATTAAGGACGAAGAAGTTGTTGTAACACTTACAGAAAAAGGTTACGTAAAACGTGTAACAATCGACACTTACCGTTCTCAAAAACGTGGTGGAATCGGTGTAAATGCTACAAATACAATAGAAGACGATGTAGTAAAAGATATGTACATAGCAAAAACTCTTGATACATTACTTATTTTCACAACAAAAGGAAAAGTATTCAGCATAAAAGTGTACGAAATCCCTGAAACTGGAAAACAAGCACGTGGAAAACTGATTGGAAACATTATAAATCTAGATACTGATGAAAAAGTTAGCACAATAATAAGAGTTCGGGAATTTGAAAAAAATAAAAACTTATTCTTTGTAACACGAAACGGAGTTGTTAAAAAATCTGAACTGACATTGTTTGACAACATTAAAAAAGCTGGAAAACGTGCAATTAAGTTAAATGATGATGATGAAGTTATGTATATTGGGCTTACAAGCGGAACTGGTGAGGACGAAGTATTTGCCGCTACAAGAAACGGTATTGCGATTAGATTCTCTGAAAAAGATGTAAGAAGCATGGGAACTGGAGCAGCAGGAGTAAAAGGTATAACTCTTAGGGATAAGGACAAAATTGTAGGAGCCGCAATTATTAATTCAGAAATGAATAATGATGAAATGAGAATTCTTACAATTACTGAGGAAGGATATGGAAAACGTACTAAGTTATCAGAATATAGACTTACATCTAGAGGCGGAAAAGGAATTATCAATGCAAAACTTAATGATAAAACTGGGAAAATCGTAGATGTAAAAATTGTTACAGAAAATGATGAAATTATGCTTATTACGTCAGAAGGAACATTGATTAGAACGAGCGTTAATAACGTGTCGGTAATAGGGCGTTCGGCATCTGGTGTACGAATAATGAAAGTTAGAAATAATGAAAAAATTGCTTCAGTGGTAAAAATTACAGAAGAGCCTGAATTGATTGAAGATGAACAATAAATAGGATAAAAAAAATTATCATATAGAAGGAAGTGGTTAAAATGTTACAAAAAAAAGCATTATTTTTAGTTACGGCGGAAAACGAAATACAGCCATTGGTTAATTTTGCAAAAGTTTTCAAGCAAAAATATAACGCTGATGTTGACGTTATTTACATTAAGGATGTCCTGAAATATGAGGTATTTCCTGTTAGCATAGAAGGAATGGGACTAAATATTGGAGCAAATTACGCTTTTAAGGAATACAGGGAACTTGAGGAAAAAACTGTAAAAAAATTAAAAGAAAAAATGACTTCTGATATTTCAAATTTTTATACAAAAGATGGTGAGACATCTGAAATTGTACTGGAAGAGTTAAAAAAATATGATTTGCTCGTTCTTGTAAAAAATGAAAAAGTAACTTCAGTGCTAAAGGAAATTTTAAGAAGTATTTTCAAACCACTAATTATTTTACCAAATGTGGAAGATTTCAAATTGGACAATTTAATGCTGCTTGATGATGGAGCTTATAATGCAAATAAAACATTATTTACTTTCTTCCATATATTTGGAGAGCAAAAAGTGGATGTATTACGTGTAAATGTGGAGGAAGAAGATGAAAATAGCCTAGTTGAACGTTTTGGGGACAATTATAATCTTATTCACAAAAAAGGAGATACATTCAAGACAATTATGAATGAAGCTCAAAACTATGACCTAGTCTTAATGGGTGATTTGAGATACACAGTAATGGTGGAAAGAATTACTGGTAAGCTAGGAGTTAGAATACTAGAAAATCTTCAAAAACCGATTTTTATAGTATAGTAAAACCATTTTAGACCCAAACTCAAAGTTATGATTATATTACTCAAACAGTTTTTATAAATACAAATATAATTTCTGTTTGAGTAAATATATATTAGTTATACTAATATATTTTTGTGATTTTCTTTGTAAAGCATTTGTTTTTGCAATTTTTTTTTAAAAAACTATACCAAAAACATCATAACTTATTTTTTAATTATAAAAATATAGTTAGAATATATAAAAAGCTATATTGGTTAAAAATTTTGGGATAAAAAATCATATAAAAAAAATATTTGAGTATATTATTTTTTTAAACAAAAAATTTTCTATAATCATTTCATTTTTAGAACAAAATAAGTTGTAATTTAAAATAGTTATAAAATTAATATAATTAATTGTGCTATATTTCACAAGCAAAACACGCCTAAATAAAAGGTAAAATAGTATTTTTATGTAGTAATTATAATTTAGATTTTTTAGAAATTCTTAAAAATAAAGAAAATTATAATAAAAATAATATACTTTATAAAATCTTTTGGATTATAATAGAACTGGCATTAACGTAAATGTTGTTTCTTATATATAATATAGAAAATTAGGAATAAATTAAAAAGTGTGTTATAATAAATAATAAATTAATTACTAAAAATATTTGGAGTTTAGGATATTTTGCTAAATTTGTATACTAAAAACTCCTTTAAATTAGACTAAAGATGAATAAACTTTAGGACAAAAATGTAATGTTAAAATATTTATATTATCGTTTTAGAGTATGTTTATCGAAGTTTGATTTTAAAATTAAGTATGTAAAAGTTTTTTTCAATGGAGAAATAAACAAAAAAGGAATATGGAGAGAGGAGATTTAATGAAAGTATTGATTTGTTCCGATAGTCACGGAAGGCTTGATTATTTTCAACAAGTAATCGATCTGGAGCAACCAGAAATTGTAATTTTTGGAGGAGATCACAGTACAGATGCAATTGATATGTCGTTGGTCTACAGAGATGTACTTTTTGCCATTGTAAAAGGTAATACTGATATGGATGATTATGAGTCTAGAGAAACTAAAATATTTGATTTGATGGGAAAAAAGGTGCTATTAACACACGGACATCTATACAGTGTAAAAACGACACTTGAAGAATTAGAAAAAAAAGCTCATTTAGAAAAAGCTGAGATTTGCGTTTTTGGACATACACATAAAGAATTTATGGCAGAAAAAGGTGGAATAATATTTGTAAATCCAGGAGCATTACAAGATAAAAAATATATGGTTTATTATGGTGGTAAAAAGTTTGAGCAAAAAATATTAAAATAATACGAGTTGTTATTGGCTTTAAATGGAATGCAAAAAAGACATAATTATTGATTAAAAATCAACGTTATGTCTTTTTTTGTTTATAAAAAAATCTAATGGAATTTAATCTAATTTTTTAATTAAATAATACTAATATTATGTTATAATAAAGTATACTCGAAATATAAGGTATAAAATTTATAAACTTGAAAGGAGAAGCGGGAATGATTAATTTAATCGTTGCAACACATGGAAAAATGTCAGAAGAAACCGTTAACTTGACAAAAATGGTTTTAGGTGAAAGTGAACTGCTTGATTTTGTAACATTTGTACCAGGAGAAGGACCTGAAGATTTGATTGAGAAATATAATAATATTATCTCAAAATATGATAGTGAAGGTACTTTGTTTTTAGTAGATTTATTTGGTGGAAGTCCTTATAATGCAGCTTGCAGAGTAGTTGCTGAAACAAAAAACACAGATGTAATAACAGGTGTTAATGTACCGATGTTATTGGAAGTTTTAGATGCAAGAGAAGAAATCAGCGATGTTTCTGAATTAGTTCAAGTGGCAAAAAATTCAGGAATTAACGGGATTAAAATTTTTAGTGAATTATTTAGTGCAGAGTTTGTTGATGACAATGATGATTTAGATGAGCTAGATTTATAGAATATAGTAGAAAATCTAAAAAACAAAAAATAAAATCGAAAGGAGAGTTACTGAAAAGTTCTTTATGTTTAATATTATATACAAACTTACTTACAATATTTTCAGTAACAAAATAAAATTATGGAATTAGTTTTAACAAGAATAGATTCAAGATTAATACACGGACAAGTTGCGACTTCATGGGTAAAAGCGACTAAACCAGAAGCAATTTTTGCTGTTAATGATGATGTAGCAGAGGATAAGATAAGAAAATCTCTTTTATTACAAGTGGCACCAGAGGGAGTAAAATCATTTGTAATACCTGTTGAAAAAGCAATAGCTGTTTATAAAAACCCAAAATATGATAAAACAAAAGTAATGTTACTTGTTACTTGTCCTAGAGATGTTGTTAGATTAATTGAAGGTGGAGTAGATATTAAAACTGTGAACGTTGGAGGAATGACTTTTAAAGAAGGGGACAAATTAATTTCAAAAGCGGTTGCGATTAATAAAGAGGATTTAGAAGCATTTAACAAATTAAGAGCCATGGGTGTGGAGCTTGATATGAGACAATTAGTAACTTCTGCAAAAGAAGATATTAACTCTAAATTAGATTCTATATCATTTGACTAAAAAATAAAAACATAGAACAATTAAATATTTAGGAGGACAGAAGTATGAATGTTATTCAGTTAATTTTGTTAGCACTTGTGGCAGCTATAGCTGGTATGGGAAGCGTACTTGATGAAAGACAGACTCATAGACCATTGGTGGCATGTACTTTGGTAGGATTTGTATTAGGAGATTTAAAAACGGGAATTATATTGGGTGGTTCACTTGAGATGATTGCCCTTGGGTGGATGAATGTTGGAGCTGCAATGGCACCAGATGCAGCGTTAGCAAGTGTAATTTCAGCAATTTTAGTAATTGTAGGTAAACAGTCAATTGCAGAAGGAATAGCAGTTGCAGTACCAATTGCAGCAGCAGGACAAGTTCTTACAATTTTCGTTAGAACAATTACAGTGTTCTTTCAGCATAAAGCAGATGAGTATGCAGAACAAGCTAATTTTAGAGGTATTGAAATGTGTCACTTAGCAGGATTGGCTTTACAAGCATTAAGAGTAGCAATTCCAGCTGTATTAGTAGGTATGATTGCGGGAACAAGT
Coding sequences within it:
- a CDS encoding PTS mannose/fructose/sorbose transporter subunit IIC, with the protein product MNVIQLILLALVAAIAGMGSVLDERQTHRPLVACTLVGFVLGDLKTGIILGGSLEMIALGWMNVGAAMAPDAALASVISAILVIVGKQSIAEGIAVAVPIAAAGQVLTIFVRTITVFFQHKADEYAEQANFRGIEMCHLAGLALQALRVAIPAVLVGMIAGTSAVEGALNAIPEVITRGLQIAGGFIVVVGYAMVINMMEAKALMPFFFLGFVIAAFTEFNLVGLGILGLCLAILYIQLNPKYHASIALPSGGNGGATVIEEADDELEGL
- a CDS encoding YfcE family phosphodiesterase, coding for MKVLICSDSHGRLDYFQQVIDLEQPEIVIFGGDHSTDAIDMSLVYRDVLFAIVKGNTDMDDYESRETKIFDLMGKKVLLTHGHLYSVKTTLEELEKKAHLEKAEICVFGHTHKEFMAEKGGIIFVNPGALQDKKYMVYYGGKKFEQKILK
- a CDS encoding PTS system mannose/fructose/N-acetylgalactosamine-transporter subunit IIB, with translation MELVLTRIDSRLIHGQVATSWVKATKPEAIFAVNDDVAEDKIRKSLLLQVAPEGVKSFVIPVEKAIAVYKNPKYDKTKVMLLVTCPRDVVRLIEGGVDIKTVNVGGMTFKEGDKLISKAVAINKEDLEAFNKLRAMGVELDMRQLVTSAKEDINSKLDSISFD
- a CDS encoding GntR family transcriptional regulator is translated as MLQKKALFLVTAENEIQPLVNFAKVFKQKYNADVDVIYIKDVLKYEVFPVSIEGMGLNIGANYAFKEYRELEEKTVKKLKEKMTSDISNFYTKDGETSEIVLEELKKYDLLVLVKNEKVTSVLKEILRSIFKPLIILPNVEDFKLDNLMLLDDGAYNANKTLFTFFHIFGEQKVDVLRVNVEEEDENSLVERFGDNYNLIHKKGDTFKTIMNEAQNYDLVLMGDLRYTVMVERITGKLGVRILENLQKPIFIV
- a CDS encoding PTS sugar transporter subunit IIA → MINLIVATHGKMSEETVNLTKMVLGESELLDFVTFVPGEGPEDLIEKYNNIISKYDSEGTLFLVDLFGGSPYNAACRVVAETKNTDVITGVNVPMLLEVLDAREEISDVSELVQVAKNSGINGIKIFSELFSAEFVDDNDDLDELDL
- the gyrA gene encoding DNA gyrase subunit A; amino-acid sequence: MSDDFRDDDEREEEITEMDENDDREIIVEGLPKATDLSNESNVYIEDEIKAAYLDYSMSVIVSRALPDVRDGLKPVHRRILFSMSEMGMSHKTPFKKSARIVGDVLGKYHPHGDSSVYGAMVRMAQDFNMRYELIDGHGNFGSIDGDEAAAMRYTEARMAKITEELLADIGKDTIDYRKNFDESLDEPVVLPAKLPNLLLNGANGIAVGMATNIPPHNLGEVVDGIIALIDNPEISIDELITYIKGPDFPTGGIINGKQGIYDAYRTGRGKLRVAGRVEVETSKTGKESIIVTELPYQVNKARLIEKIADLVRQKKITGISDLRDETDRDGIRIVIELKKGEESELILNSLYKFTDLQNTFGVIMLALVDNAPRVLNLKQVLQKYLEHRFEVITRRTEFELKKAKNRAHILEGFKIALDNIEEVIRIIRASKDANVARTELIAKFGFSEIQAKAILDMRLQRLTGLERDKINQEYNELMLLIEELTGILSDDSKIYGIIKEEVLKLKEDFGDERRTEIRNARAEISIEDLIKDEEVVVTLTEKGYVKRVTIDTYRSQKRGGIGVNATNTIEDDVVKDMYIAKTLDTLLIFTTKGKVFSIKVYEIPETGKQARGKLIGNIINLDTDEKVSTIIRVREFEKNKNLFFVTRNGVVKKSELTLFDNIKKAGKRAIKLNDDDEVMYIGLTSGTGEDEVFAATRNGIAIRFSEKDVRSMGTGAAGVKGITLRDKDKIVGAAIINSEMNNDEMRILTITEEGYGKRTKLSEYRLTSRGGKGIINAKLNDKTGKIVDVKIVTENDEIMLITSEGTLIRTSVNNVSVIGRSASGVRIMKVRNNEKIASVVKITEEPELIEDEQ